The Natranaerobius trueperi DNA segment GGGTATGGTAGAATAATTAGAGCTGAGTCAAATAAAATAAAAAAAATAGTAGAGGAAGCAGATGCTAATAGTCAACAAAAGGGTATTTCTGAGATAAATACAGGGATTATGTTATTTAATACTGCAGAATTATTTACTGCCTTAGATGGATTAGGTACTGGTAATAATCAAGGAGAGTATTATTTAACTGATGTTATAGAAAATTTATATAATCAAGGAAAACAAGTATTAGGATTTCAGATAGAAAACGCTTATAGAACTATGGGGATAAATGATCGTGTTGACCTATCTCATGCAGAAAGACTCATGCGTAAAGAAATTAATGAATTTCATATGCAACAAGGTGTTACTATTGTTGATTCGGATAGAACTTATATAGATCCAGAAGTTACTATAGGTCAAGATTCTGTTATTTATCCAAACACTATTCTTCGGAATAATTCACAAATTTCCTCGTTTTGTACAATAGGGCCAGAAACTGATATTTCTAATTCTATAATAAAAGAGTCATGTTCAATTGAAAAATCTAAGATTATAGATAGTGAAATTCATAGTAATGTTAACATTGGCCCTTATGCTCAAATTAGGCCTGGTTCAGTATTATATCGAAATGTTAAGGTTGGAAACTTTGTAGAGATTAAAAACTCAACTCTTAGAGAAGGTAGTAAAGCCAATCATTTAGCGTATATAGGTGATGCTGATATTGGTAAGAAAGTTAATTTAGGAGCTGGTAGTATAATTGTAAACTACGATGGTGAAAAAAAACATCGTACTACAATTAATGATGGAGCATTTATTGGTTGTAATTCTAACTTAGTTGCACCAGTAACTATTAAAGAAAACGCTTTCGTAGCTGCCGGAAGTACTATTACTGATGAAGTTCCAAAGGAAAGTTTAGCTATTGCCCGGTCAAGACAAACCATCAAAGAAGATTGGGTAAAAAATAATCGAACAAACTAATGGGAGGTATAATTATGGCTGAAACAGGAAGTATTAAAATTTTCACTGGAAATGCAAACCCAGCACTTACTAAAGAAATCACTGAATATTTAGGAGTGGATATGGGGCAAGCAAAACCGGTTCGGTTTAGTGATGGTGAAATTGATGTTATTATTGAAGAAAGTGTTAGAGGTTCAGACGTTTTTGTAGTTCAACCAATATGTTATCCTTCTAATGAAAATGTTATGGAATTATTAATAATGTTAGATGCTTTTAAACGGGCTTCGGCTCAAAACATAAATGTAGTTGTTCCTTACTATGGTTACGCTAGAAAGGATCGAAAAGCTCGTGCACGTGATCCAATAACAGCCAAATTACTTGCAGATTTATTAGAAACTGCTGGAGCAGATAGAGTGATTACTATGGACCTCCATGCTCAACAAATACAAGGTTTTTTTGATATACCTGTTGACCACCTACTTGGAGGACCTATTTTAGGTGATTACTTTAAAGAAAAAGGAATGGATGACTTGGTTGTTGTTTCGCCGGATATGGGCGGTGTACCACGAGCAAGGGCATTAGCAGAAGTCCTAAATTGTCCAATAGCTATTATAGATAAGAGGCGCCCTGATGCAAACGTAGCAGAAATAATGAATGTAGTGGGAGAAGTTGAAAATAGAACTGCAATCATGATTGATGACATAATCGATACCGCAGGGACTATGGCTCTTGCATCAGAAGCACTTTTAGAACATGGAGCTAATAAGGTTTATGCATGTTGTACTCATCCAGTATTAAGTGGCCCAGCTGTCGAAAGGTTAGCTAAAGCTCCAATTGAAGAAATTGTGGTAACTAATAGTATTCCACTTCCTAAAGAAAAACAGTTAGACAAAATAAAGGTATTATCTGTAGCTCCATTAATTGGAGAAGCTATCCTTAGAGTTCATAATCGAATGTCTGTTAGTAAATTGTTTGAACAATAAGATATGTTTGACTAAATATCTAAAAATAGATATACTAGTGCTGGTATGTTTTTGAAATAGATAATTAATAGGGTAAACACAGAAAGGGGTATTATAGATGGAAAGGAAAGAACTTGCTGTAAAAGTGAGAGAAGTGACAAGAAAAAGTGAAGTGAAAAAGTTACGAGAACAGGATCAAATTCCAGGTGTGCTATATGGAAGAGAAACAGGTAGCACAAAAATCCAGGTTAACAGAAGAGAACTATTTGATGCATTATCCACCGCAGCTGGAGATAATGTTTTGCTTGATCTGAAATTAGACAATGGTGAAACTTATCCTGTCGTTTTCAAAGAAATCCAAAAAGATCCGATTAAAGGATTTTACTTACACGTTGATTTCCATACTATTGACTTAAAAGAAAAGATTCAGGTCAATGTACCTATTAACATTGAAGGAGAACCTAAAGGTGTAGAAGCTGGTGGGGTTGCACAATATCAGCTAAGAGAAGTAGAGATTGAATGTCTTCCTACCCAAATTCCAGATGATATTGTAGTAGATGTAAGTGAAGTTGATTTGAACGGAAGCATAAATGTAGGAGACCTTCCTTTACCAGAAGGATCAGAGCTTATCACTCATCCTGATGAAACTATTATGTCAGTAGTAGCTCCTGAAGAAGAATCTACTGATGAAGAATCAGAAGAAGCTGAAGAAGACGAGGAAGAAGGTTCTGAATAATAATATTTTGAAAGGAAGGGCGCAATTTTAGGTTGCGCCCTTTAATTTTGAATACTTGTAGGAGGGATTACATGAAATTAATAGTCGGACTAGGCAATCCAGGAAAAAAATATCAATGGAATAGACACAATATCGGTTTTATGGCTGTTGATAGACTAGGAGAGGACCGCAATGTTTCCATCACAAAACTCAAATTTCAATCTTTCTGGAATGAGATATTTTTAAATGGTGAGAAGTTAATTGCGGTTAAGCCATTAACATATATGAATAGAAGTGGGCATGCTGTTAAGTTATGGCAAGATTATTTTAACATTAAAAACGAGGACATTCTAGTTATATATGATGATATGGATCTACAACTTGGAGAACTAAAGTTGCGTCCAACTGGTGGTACAGGTGGGCATAATGGTTTGAAGTCTATAGTTGAAAATCTTGGAGATAAGAGTTTTTCTAGACTACGATGTGGCATTGGACGTCCACATTCAGGAGAGAATCCAGCTTCTTATGTTATGGGTAATTTTACAAAGGAGCAGTATAAAATAGTTGAATCCCAACTAAATGAAGCTGCAAGAACAGTCGAGCTATTCGTAGAACATGGCATCAATATAGCGATGAACCAAGTAAACAGTAAATAAATATTTTTTTTGGTATCAATTGTAAGTTGACACAGGAATATTACTTTGGTTTAATAAATAATGTATACAAATAAAATTTTTATCATTTGGAGGGAGGAGAAGCAATGAGTAAAAGTGAAACGAGCTCACCGCAAGCGCCTCAAAATCCAGAAAAAAGTGGCATCATTGATAAAATTCTGAATTTTATAGAAAATGTAGGTAACAAATTACCGCATCCCATTATTTTATTCTTCATTCTTGCTGGGCTAGCTTTAGTTGCGTCAGCGGTAGTTGCAGCTGCGGGAGTTGAAGTTGAGCACCCTGGAACAGGTGAAACTGTCGAGGCTTTTAATTTACTCTCTGAAGAAGGTATTCAAAGAGTGTTTTCAGAGGCCGTAGATAATTTCACAGGATTCGCCCCACTCGGTGTTGTTTTGGTGGCAATGCTTGGTGTGGGGGTAGCAGATAAGTCTGGACTAATAAGTTCTGTATTGAAAAGTCTAATTTTAAACGCCCCTACTAAGTTATTAACTGCTGCTGTAGTGTTTGTAGGTATTTTATCAAACGTTGCTTCTGATGCTGGCTATGTGGTTTTAGTCCCCCTAGGTGCAATCATATTTGCAGCTAAAGGGCGTCACCCACTAGTAGGTCTTGCAGCAGCATTTGCTGGTGTTTCTGGTGGATTTAGTGCAAATATAGTTCTTGGAACATTAGATCCAATGCTTGCAGGTATAACTGCAGAAGCAGCTGAATTCGTTGAAGAAGGATATTCAGTGGCTCCTTCGGTTAACTACTTCTTTATGTTTATATCAACATTTGTAGTAACTATTGTTGGTACACTTGTTACTGAGTTAGTGGTTGCACCAAGATTTGGTGAATATACAGGTGATTATAAGGAAGACTTACAAGAACTAACTGGAACTGAGAAAAAAGGTTTACGTTCAGCAATTATAGCATTGCTTATAGCAGTAACAGTCTTCCTATATTGGACTGTTCCGTCTGATGCTATTTTAAGGGATGCAGATGGCGAGCTTTTAACTGCAGATGCAGCTTTTATGGGTGGAATGGTACCAATAATAGCAATCTTATTTTTATTTCCAGGAATTGCTTATGGTCTTAGTGCGAAGAGCATTAAAGGAAGTGGCGATGTAGCCAAATACATGTCGGATTCAATGTCTGATATGGGTGGTTATATAGCTCTTGCCTTTGCAGCAGGGCAGTTTGTCGCATATTTTGAATGGTCTAATATCGGTACTATTTTAGCCGTTGCTGGGGCAGAGTTTTTAGAGGTCGTTGGCTTTACAGGTTTACCTCTAATTGTGGCTTTTGTTGTAGTAGCTGGACTTATAAACTTATTCGTAGGAAGTGCTTCTGCTAAATGGGCAATCATGGCTCCGGTATTTGTTCCTATGTTGATGTATTTAGGTTATTCTCCAGAGTTTACTCAAATGGCTTACAGAATTGGTGATTCTGTTACAAACATCATTTCACCACTTATGCCTTATTTCGCTGTAATTATAGCTTTTGCTAAAAAATATGATCCAAAGGTTGGAATTGGTACACTAATTTCAACTATGCTTCCGTATTCTGTGGCATTTTTAATTGCTTGGACTTTAATGTTAGTAGTTTGGTTTGTACTTGGATTACCAATTGGGCCAGGTGGAACTGTCTTCTATTAAAACAACTACAGGGACTTCGTATAGAAGTCCCTGTAGTTGTTTAGAATATTATAAAGTAAAGGCCAATTAAGATGATTAAAGATCCACCTATTAACTCTCCCTTACCTTTCAAAATTCCTTGTAGATGTTGTCCTAAGAATAAACCTAAACCCGTCATTACTAAAGCTACAACCCCAAATATAATTGCAGTCACAATAGATGCTGCCCCTGCAAGACCTAGAGTAAAACCAGCCGTTAAAGCATCAATACTTACAGATACTGCGAAAATCAATAGACCAGTACCTTTAGTAAAGTCCATTGTAGACTCTTCTTCTTCCGTATTGAAATGCTCACGAATCATACGATAGCCAATAAACAATAACAGGGCACCACCTAAAATTTCTCCTATCTCTTCTAAATAGCCAGCCATAAAATCTCCAAGATAAAGCCCAATCAAGGGCATAATAACGTGAAAAGTAGCTACAGTTATAGAAACGATTCCAACTCGTGAGTAAC contains these protein-coding regions:
- the glmU gene encoding bifunctional UDP-N-acetylglucosamine diphosphorylase/glucosamine-1-phosphate N-acetyltransferase GlmU — its product is MTAVSAIILAAGKGTRMKSETPKVLHNVCNKPMLWYILSVARKVTADQKVVVGHGKNQVEQFLKENFNYKDVTTTVQEKQLGTGHAVLCTKNNNFKKNTLILLGDTPMITEEELEAIINYHNKNNSVCTVLTVEEKDPTGYGRIIRAESNKIKKIVEEADANSQQKGISEINTGIMLFNTAELFTALDGLGTGNNQGEYYLTDVIENLYNQGKQVLGFQIENAYRTMGINDRVDLSHAERLMRKEINEFHMQQGVTIVDSDRTYIDPEVTIGQDSVIYPNTILRNNSQISSFCTIGPETDISNSIIKESCSIEKSKIIDSEIHSNVNIGPYAQIRPGSVLYRNVKVGNFVEIKNSTLREGSKANHLAYIGDADIGKKVNLGAGSIIVNYDGEKKHRTTINDGAFIGCNSNLVAPVTIKENAFVAAGSTITDEVPKESLAIARSRQTIKEDWVKNNRTN
- a CDS encoding ribose-phosphate diphosphokinase, with protein sequence MAETGSIKIFTGNANPALTKEITEYLGVDMGQAKPVRFSDGEIDVIIEESVRGSDVFVVQPICYPSNENVMELLIMLDAFKRASAQNINVVVPYYGYARKDRKARARDPITAKLLADLLETAGADRVITMDLHAQQIQGFFDIPVDHLLGGPILGDYFKEKGMDDLVVVSPDMGGVPRARALAEVLNCPIAIIDKRRPDANVAEIMNVVGEVENRTAIMIDDIIDTAGTMALASEALLEHGANKVYACCTHPVLSGPAVERLAKAPIEEIVVTNSIPLPKEKQLDKIKVLSVAPLIGEAILRVHNRMSVSKLFEQ
- a CDS encoding 50S ribosomal protein L25, with the protein product MERKELAVKVREVTRKSEVKKLREQDQIPGVLYGRETGSTKIQVNRRELFDALSTAAGDNVLLDLKLDNGETYPVVFKEIQKDPIKGFYLHVDFHTIDLKEKIQVNVPINIEGEPKGVEAGGVAQYQLREVEIECLPTQIPDDIVVDVSEVDLNGSINVGDLPLPEGSELITHPDETIMSVVAPEEESTDEESEEAEEDEEEGSE
- the pth gene encoding aminoacyl-tRNA hydrolase — translated: MKLIVGLGNPGKKYQWNRHNIGFMAVDRLGEDRNVSITKLKFQSFWNEIFLNGEKLIAVKPLTYMNRSGHAVKLWQDYFNIKNEDILVIYDDMDLQLGELKLRPTGGTGGHNGLKSIVENLGDKSFSRLRCGIGRPHSGENPASYVMGNFTKEQYKIVESQLNEAARTVELFVEHGINIAMNQVNSK
- a CDS encoding AbgT family transporter, which produces MSKSETSSPQAPQNPEKSGIIDKILNFIENVGNKLPHPIILFFILAGLALVASAVVAAAGVEVEHPGTGETVEAFNLLSEEGIQRVFSEAVDNFTGFAPLGVVLVAMLGVGVADKSGLISSVLKSLILNAPTKLLTAAVVFVGILSNVASDAGYVVLVPLGAIIFAAKGRHPLVGLAAAFAGVSGGFSANIVLGTLDPMLAGITAEAAEFVEEGYSVAPSVNYFFMFISTFVVTIVGTLVTELVVAPRFGEYTGDYKEDLQELTGTEKKGLRSAIIALLIAVTVFLYWTVPSDAILRDADGELLTADAAFMGGMVPIIAILFLFPGIAYGLSAKSIKGSGDVAKYMSDSMSDMGGYIALAFAAGQFVAYFEWSNIGTILAVAGAEFLEVVGFTGLPLIVAFVVVAGLINLFVGSASAKWAIMAPVFVPMLMYLGYSPEFTQMAYRIGDSVTNIISPLMPYFAVIIAFAKKYDPKVGIGTLISTMLPYSVAFLIAWTLMLVVWFVLGLPIGPGGTVFY
- a CDS encoding manganese efflux pump MntP family protein, whose translation is MPNLLVTTFIAMAIASDAFSVSLGIGTKSISYSRVGIVSITVATFHVIMPLIGLYLGDFMAGYLEEIGEILGGALLLFIGYRMIREHFNTEEEESTMDFTKGTGLLIFAVSVSIDALTAGFTLGLAGAASIVTAIIFGVVALVMTGLGLFLGQHLQGILKGKGELIGGSLIILIGLYFIIF